Genomic window (bacterium):
GCCCACGATGTGGGTGAAAAGCAGGGTGCCGGCGAGGATCGAGTTGCCGATCACGTAGGCGAAGAGGCCATAGACCCCGGCGGTCAGAGTGGCTGGCACTATCGCCAGCCCGTCCAGCCCATCCGAAAAATTGACCGAGTTGCTGATCGCCAGGATCACGAACACGCCGAACGGCAGGTAGAGCCAGGAGAGGTCCAGCACCGGGAACTTGCGGAACGGCACCTGTAGCATGAACTTGTAGTGCTCCGGGTCCAGGCCGGCCAGGCCCTGCAGAAGGTGGACCCGGTCGGAGCTCAGGGGGCTGAGACCCCGGGACAGGAAAGCCGCCATGAACAGCAGCGCGAACAGGGTTTGCAGGGCGAGTTTTTTCTTCTGGCTCAGGCCCATCCGGCTGTCCTGGTGCCGCATTTTCTGGTAGTCGTCGAAAAAACCGATCCCGCCGAACCAGAGCATGGCCGCGGTGATCCAGTGCACGAACGGGTTCAGCAGGTCGTTCCAGAGCAGGATCGAGATGAAGAGCGAACCGATCAGCAACACCCCGCCCATGGTGGGGGTGCCGCGCTTGCTCTCCGGGTCCAGGATGCCGTAGTTGTGAATCGTGTCCCGCGCGCCCTGGAGGTAGAGCCAGCGGATCACCCGGTTGCCGAATAGAAGGATCAGCCCGAACGCGGTGATCGCGCTCAGGATGCAGCGGAACGAGACATAGCTCGAGACCAGGCGCAGCCAGCCGAAACCCTGGAGCGGTTCGAGGACATATTTGGCCAGGTAGTAGATCATGTCTTGCTCTCCGGGCTCAGGTGGTTGTCCCTTGAGATGCCGCTACTCAGGCGGGCCCCGTTTTTCAGCTCGTTGAGCGAGCGTTTAAGGGGGAAAGTCGGCGTGAAATCGGTGCAGGTGGGGATAAGCTGGTCCAGGCGCTCCAGGATCGGGTCGCCGGGTTTCACCACGCCGCGGTGCAGCATGTGCGACAGGGCCATCAGCAGGGCCTGGCGGATACGCCAGTTGGGGTGGTACAGAAGGTCGCCCAGGTTCTGGATCGAATCGGCGCCCGGGGCCACCGCACCGGCCGCCTCCAGGCAGCACCAGCGCACCTCGGGTGAGCGGTGGTCCAGGTTTGCCTGCAGGGCGACCGCCAGTTCCTCATCCGGCCCGATTTTCTCAGACAGGCTCAGCACTGCCCGGGCCGCCTCGGAGCGAACCTCGTAATAGGGATCGCCGGTCAGGGCCTGGAGCAGCACCGCGCGCAGGCGCTCATCCCAGAGACCCAGGGCGGCCAGCGAGGTCAGGGCGTTGCGGCGGATGAACCCCACCTGGTGGTAGTCCCCACCGGCCAGGCGTTTCCACCAGCGGTCGGGCTGCCGCCCGGAGACCATTTCGAGCAGGCTGTCGCGGCGCTCGGTGTGCTGCAGGATTCCGGCCATCTTGACCCCGATGTTGCGCACCTGCCAGCGCCGGCTCACCAGATAGCCATCCGCAAAATATCGCAGGATGCGCGACAGGGGATGGGAGGCGATCTCGGAGCTGCTCCGTCCGGCTGCGGCTTTCTGGGCCACGGCCAGCATGCGCGATGGCGGCAGGAACGCCAGACGGGTCAGGTCCTCGCCTCCTGAGACGCTGTCCTCCACCCGGGCGGGCGGGGTGGGAGCGGACAGGCGCTTGCCCTCCAGCTCCTCGCGCACGGAGCGGATGAAACGCTCAACATTGGGACGGACATTCAGTTTCAGGGCGGCCTGGCTCATGCGCTCCAGGGCCGCGTCATCGGACAGCAGGCGGCGCACGGTGGCGGCCAGCTCGCGGGCGCTCACCCGGGACTCGGCCCGGTCGCCCACCAGCACCGGGTGCTCCAGGATCACCTCGGCCGCGCCGCTGCGGGCCAGGGCCAGG
Coding sequences:
- a CDS encoding glycosyltransferase — its product is MKIILSGGGTGGHVYPALAIAEALRKEFPDAEFLYVGVRGRAEEQIVPAQGYSIRYVRGVGFGGNPVGLSGLVSAVQLGVGLLQACFILLRFKPALVIGTGGYASVPAVLAAVLLRKLGLLDCRIFIHEQNYSPGRWNRLVGRWVDRVWVSFEGSIRFFNGARAEYTGYPVREQIEPVAKTAARRELGISDSARVVLAFGGSQGARTINRALVEALPEILADPRVEVFHGYGVQRGAAYDAARDNRSRVEALGLESGCLERYHGTDYFHDIQTYYAAADLVICRGGAGTLNEVCRCARPAVIIPKSNLSGEHQVVNSLALARSGAAEVILEHPVLVGDRAESRVSARELAATVRRLLSDDAALERMSQAALKLNVRPNVERFIRSVREELEGKRLSAPTPPARVEDSVSGGEDLTRLAFLPPSRMLAVAQKAAAGRSSSEIASHPLSRILRYFADGYLVSRRWQVRNIGVKMAGILQHTERRDSLLEMVSGRQPDRWWKRLAGGDYHQVGFIRRNALTSLAALGLWDERLRAVLLQALTGDPYYEVRSEAARAVLSLSEKIGPDEELAVALQANLDHRSPEVRWCCLEAAGAVAPGADSIQNLGDLLYHPNWRIRQALLMALSHMLHRGVVKPGDPILERLDQLIPTCTDFTPTFPLKRSLNELKNGARLSSGISRDNHLSPESKT
- the mraY gene encoding phospho-N-acetylmuramoyl-pentapeptide-transferase — encoded protein: MIYYLAKYVLEPLQGFGWLRLVSSYVSFRCILSAITAFGLILLFGNRVIRWLYLQGARDTIHNYGILDPESKRGTPTMGGVLLIGSLFISILLWNDLLNPFVHWITAAMLWFGGIGFFDDYQKMRHQDSRMGLSQKKKLALQTLFALLFMAAFLSRGLSPLSSDRVHLLQGLAGLDPEHYKFMLQVPFRKFPVLDLSWLYLPFGVFVILAISNSVNFSDGLDGLAIVPATLTAGVYGLFAYVIGNSILAGTLLFTHIVGSAELSIILSALVGAGLGFLWFNAYPAQIFMGDTGSMALGGVLAVASIMLKQELLFLLAGGIFVIEGASVLIQEKLGIGVLGRRIFHRAPIHHNFQHFGIAETKVVVRFWIIGIILMLISLATIKIR